GGATAAATTGTTCCACTCAGTTCTGAGATGATTTCACTCATAGTTCTAATGTGAAGGATGGTGAACTGTCATCATAAGCATTATGCGCAGCGGTTGTGGCAAATTTAAGTTgggctatttttcaaaaaatgtcACAAATATTACCTAATGGATAAAAGATACAATTGTAACTTTTATTACATCGCAGCTGTTACTTTGTGTGACTTTTAGAACTATGAGTTCATCCtgtaaattatttatcaaaatgttCCTATTTAACTATAACTTCATATCTAAACAATTTCTTGTTCTTAGTAAGGTTTAATTATTATTGTATAGtgtataaaaatactaaaatttaagtttaatgaaTGAGTTCAGTTGTTGGGTTCAAATGCTGACAACCCTTTCCACAACTGAAGAAGGCATTGGACACCATCAGCAACAACACAACTGTTCCAATTCTTTGTTGGATAAAATGTTCCACTCAGTTCTGAGATGAGTTCACTTGTAATTCTAAATAGAAGTGTAGATTTCGTTGAGGATGGTGAACTGCCATCACAAACATTATACGCAACGGTTGTGGCAGATTTAAGTTGGGCTATGTTTCAAGAAATGTCACAAATGTTACCTAATGGATAAAAGACACAATTGTAACTTTTATTACATCGCAACTATTACTTTGTGTGACTTTTagaactagaggtgatcatgggtcgggccgggcctagacaaaattttaggcccctTTTTTTAGGTCGGGCctgggccaaaaaagttttacccaaggctcggcccattttttaaatgggcctcatttttttacccaaacccatatttcgggcctatatttttacccgaaccctcttaTTTTTCGAGCGGGCCATCAAGTCGGGCTAGGTAACCCAACCCATAATCACTTCTATTTAGAACTATGAGTTCAATccgtaaattatttattaaaattttcctatttaatTATGACTTCATATCTAATCAATTTCTTGTTTTTAGGAaggtttaattattatatagtgtataaaaatattaaaatttaagtttaatgtATGAGTTCAGTTGTCGGGTTCAAATGCTGACAACCCCTTCCctcaactataaaaaaaatttatgagctCATAAAATCAAAGTTACAATTTTTAttagaatatttaaatttttgccACAACGGTCTAAATGCTGGGGTCAATGTCTCATACCATTACAATTCAACTCAGTGTCTCTCGATAATGAAGCTTCCTCTCCAAGGCAAAGTCTAGTCAAAGCAACCTCTTTTACAACCACCCCCCCCCCTTCCACTCTCTTTCCAAGTAAACTTTTAAGTGCTGAGcttcaaccttttttttcttttttgttttctatcGTTTGCATTTTGGGGACGATGAGTTTTCTGAGACCATGTGCTTTGTACAAGTCATTTATAACTTTCCCTTCGCGACGATGGATGCCTTGCCAGAGTTGGGGTTTCCTTAGATGGCCTGGTTTCGATGGCTTCTTTAGGTTCCTAGTCATAGCACTTTTATGGTCCACCTTTTCTGAGATTCGTTTCATTCCTTCTTCTTCTATGTACCCTACTCTTCGTGTTGGTGATCGAATCATTGTTGAAaaggtaaataataataataataatattctcTTGATGGTTTTGTTCGTTTAATGGTGGTTAATACTACGATCTTTGCAGTTCAACTCAGTTTAGGGGTTTGTAGCTTAGAAATCATGATCATCTGTAGCTGTCTTATCCCATTTCTTCTGATTTAATTCTGTAGATGATCTCAAATTTTGGTTCATCATGCAATCATTTCGTGTTTTTTGAATTTCTAGGAAGTAATTTTTCTGAATTTGCTGAGTACATTGAATGGCTACTTGAACTAGAACGCGATTTAAAGTTATTTCATTCACTATTCAATGGCACTCTTATCAGGGATGTTTCACTAATGTTTTGTCCAAAGATGGATTTGCTTACCCTACACTTTTCTCAGGAATCAATTGACCTTAAGgggaaaattaaatgaaatggaaacgTCCTTTCCTAATTTGCAAACAAACCCTGTTTTTCCCTTAATCTTCTTCACATTAATGCAAATTTAAAAGAGCTCCGTCATTATGCCATTCTTGCATAGTAATAGTATGCATCATGATTGACTTAAGAGTAATGATTCTGATTTGCTTATATGCACCATAATGTTGCTTATTCTCATTTTAGTTTTTCACTTTACAACTTGTGCAGGCCTCGTACTTTTTTAGAAGTCCTGCAATAAATGATATCGTCACATTCCGACCCCCAGAGCAGGTTTGTTGGATTCGTATGGCTGTATTACTATGTGTTTAACCCGGGTATGTTCAATTTGTTTCTAAGATTTTCCATATATTTGGAGAGTTCTCGATGGGTTATACTTATACCCCATACCTATGTTGTTCATATATGCATTGAACATAAATActtcaagaagaacaaagagtcGTAGTCGTAGCAACATAGTAGTATAGAACTGCCTAATTGTTGGCACCTGATAGAAAACTTCAACTAAGTATTCTTATCTTCATGTTGTGGCTATAGGAGACTGGGTTTGGGAAGGATGCTGTTCTTATTAAGAGAATTGTGGCAAAAGGTGGAGATTTGGTTCAGGTATTACTGATTCTCTAACCAGTTTTCtctatttatacattttttatctcTTTAGGAAAGCTTTTGAAGCTCCTTTATTCATTTAGacatttactcgtatagatcctaATATCTGCAGCACAGTATCTCAATCCAAACTGCTAAAAAGAAACCTACTTGTGGCAACGTAATGCTGAAGGCTCTTCTTCTTCTGAATTATTTTCCTTTGATACTATGCAGGTTCATCATGGGTCACTCTATGTCAATGGTGTTGCTCAAAATGAAGATTTCATAGCTGAACGACCATCATACACATTAGAGTTAAAGGTGAGTCCCCCTTTTTTGTCTCTCCATGTAATCATCTATTTTTCCGGTATTATAAGCTCGACATTATGGGGTATGAACCACCATGGTAAATTAATCACCAATTACCTAGAAAATCTCCTTTACTATTTTGCATTAAATGTGAGCATGAAAAATCCCGGTGGACTCCATGATGTAGGCATCCGAGCCTCCATCATTCAGATCATTTTAGTTTTGGGTTTATCATATGGCTTTGGGTGGTACACTATTTGCAATTGTTGTTTAATGCCGACTACATCATTTTTCTTGTATCTGCAGTATGTTCCTAGTGGTCATGTTTATGTGTTGGGAGACAACCGTAATAACAGCTACGACTCGCATGACTGGTATATCCACTCTTTTTCCTGTTCTTTTGTATTCAGttctattttcttttgttctttatgATTCTTGATAACATAGATATGATTTAAAGCATACTTCACCCTTGAAAAGGCTCCTTAAGAGCTTAATGTTCCATGAGAGTATCTTCTTGAATGTTTTGatttggctatatatatatagatatataatactGTGTGTTCCTCTTATTGTACTTCATCATTTGAAATGTGATTCATGATGTGATATGTCATCAATGTTGATTGATAACCAGGGGCCCTCTGCCTGTGGAAAACATTGTTGGAAGATATGTGATGTGCTGTTATAGACCATCCAACCACTGAGACCTGCTGCAAATTCAGGGATGTAGTTTACCTGAAGTGTAGATACATGTTGTACTCGCGTTGCCAATTTTTTCTATGGATTTACTTCGGGATGCTATCGATGTAAGCTTGTTTATATGGCTGTAAATTGAATCCTAGACAGTAGTAGTTTCATGATTGTGGATGGTTAAGAGTTGAGAAACACTAGTGTTTGTTTTATACTTCCTTCTTAGATGGATCAGTAAataaattagaatttatttttaattacgcttagtgcatcaaatattattcccatcaaattataaacattttaacgATGATCAGGTACTTGGACTCGGTACCATTCTTCACTTTGGAGTTGTGATTGTTAATTCAAAGCCATCAAACAGTTGACATGCGcataaaaatctaataatacTGTCACTGCCTTGCGAATCTCTATACAGAACAAAGCCTAAGAATCCCTCACCACATCACCTTTGAATAAGAAGATTCCAAAAATAGGTGTTTCCAAGTCTCCCAAGTCAGAGTAACAAAGACTTCAGCATCCATCAGCTTACAAGCCTCGAGCCAACAACCTGTTGGTTGACAACCTAAATTGCCCTCCAAGCAATGACTGAATGCTTAGGAATATGAAAAAAGAAACTACAGCAGTGATCTTCGCATTCCTTTCTCAAATACCATTCCAAACTAAACTTACTGGATCCTTGTAACTAGAAACAATAAGCTCCCCTAATTGGAGATAAAAAATGCGGTCAATTTTACACCTCAACTTAAGAAGTTTCCTCCGACTCCAATTGCAACCTTGAGGAGGAGAAATCTGGAATAGACTCCTAGCTTTTACAACATAAGCTTTAACCCACTCCACCCAAAGAAATCCTACTTGGATTAAGTTGGTCCACAATTGCTGCATCACTCTCGCTTCATTCCAGCTTCCTAGTTCCTTAAGCCCTAAACCATCTTCTCATCTAGGCTTACAATTATCCTTCCAACTAACCTTTGCACTTGTTGCTACtaatatttctttttctcttttttattatttcataatattaTGAGATCATACTTAGGGTGAGCAAAATTtgattcaactaatttttttttaaattcgaatttcgagttaatcaaatTCAGTTTTTCAAGTCAACTCGAAGAAGTAATTCAAGTTTCGAGTTCGAGTCGGGTTGAACTTCacaatttgaataattcaaataatatattgGTGTAAATACCTATTTGGTCCctgctcaattttgaaaatgagcaaattagtctctctcaacaaaaatttaaaaaagtttcaaaaaaaattcaaaaccaaattttaaaaatccaaatatttataaaaattccaaattttatatcttttaaaaaattataaaaagtcctaaagaatatataaaaaagtttttaaaaaattctaaaacaataatttcgGGGACTTAAATAAATTGATCATACTAAACTAacttatttttttcaaatcgagttaggataaTTAAATGAGAttcatcaactcgattaactcgaaatttttttcaCTCAACTCGATCGAACGCTCACTCCTATTCATACCTTTATAccatattttaatatgtattggTGTTAGCTGAATGTCAAAGTTGAGGTTTGAAAATACTAACAACTTaagtttaagtttcattttatgTATTTGTGTTGTTAATTGGATCTAATGatatatgtcgaaaccattttttgaaaacaaaaaatttaggtgtcaactttaaaaaacaaaataaatgggagtcgccaccaatcttttattgaggtgtgattggatcacctaaaaaaacgactttggtctacgagttttagaaaaacggatccgggagtcagttacgtacgaagaaggattagcacactcgtaacgcccaaaattgatacctagttaattagttagtgtcttaaggtcgagaatttggaaaaaacgtgatccttagcaaaacttaaaaggttacgtattaagacccttattatttcagagaaagaagataccacacccaatgcgtcagggcacagcattctaattttccccaaaatgaattgggccaaaatacttgtacaataaaactttaaaagaatatccacttatccaagatttaagaaatcacacccaatacgttaggacacgattcctttagaatcccaaacttggaatatttcctttactttaaaagaacatccacttatccaagatttaagaaatcacacccaatacgttagggcacaattcctttaaaatcccaaactcggaatatttcctttattatttttaaaaaaaatcttcatttcgagaaatcaatgcgtcacatccaatacgttaggacacaacgtgttgaattcccaataatgagtttttatttttttgattaaagagaaatgctcgattgttagatttaacgaagaaaatcggaacccaatacgttagggctcaatttccttgaaaatcctaaatacgaacattatctcaaaaaaaatttctattttaaaatttgagtaaaaagatGATGTAACGTTATTTTATACGtacaaatgctataataataataacaacaataataaatacatcaatgacataaaaataatataaacaaaagaataaaCGAAGTAAAAAAACagtaatccatgacatgcaaaatattaaatgtaaacacaattatacaatgaATGGGaaagcaaacaaaataaataaagatcagAAGACGTATAATAtacacatggaaattatgaagataaaaaatatacatataatttacaaataaaattttgggttatagaatttatatataaatataatacataatatacttatgcaaataaagaaaaaaaatataattatacgtacatatataaaataataaaaaataggtatattttaaaaaagaaaaagtgagtatttaatcatttaaaaaaacgtaaatatatacatataaatatgaaaatatttattaaaaaatataggaaaatattagtttaaaaaaatattagctgAAAAAATAAGTATgttcataaaaatatacatatatagatttttaaaaaaatgaaaataaaaataataattacactatcaattaataaaataaataaaaagaacataaaaaattaaattgaattgcaataaaaaaatctggggtaaatccgcaaataaataaaagtaaaaggactaatttgaacgcgcgaattacgtagaggggctggaaggaaaattttcccttctcctctaaaacggcgccgttcaaatggatcaaattggaatttaaaataaataaaagggtaaattaaaaaaataaaaaaaaacttaattacaaaaatattaaaagacggaggggctaaataaaaataaataaaattcgcagtggtgtcaccttctcatttttttttaaatcgtaaataaataaaaaataatcgaacGAAAAATAATAAACCACCTttaaaaactgccaatcgttctcttttttattcctccttttctttttcttacaatgaagggagaggtctctatttatagctgagcctccccaaatccaacggtacaaatcagttacatcaacggctgagattaaagggtatctacaaattaaatctctaagattacaaaatcatatattctaagattgcatatcatatctaagattatatatcatatttaagattgcatatcatatctttgattgcatatcatatctaagattgcatatcctcaaaaattatgtttccatatgtgagcccgggctaaaattgggtattacaatatAGTTGAAGATGAGGGTGCACATCATGTTGGATGGTAGTGAGTAGGAAAATGG
The genomic region above belongs to Gossypium hirsutum isolate 1008001.06 chromosome D05, Gossypium_hirsutum_v2.1, whole genome shotgun sequence and contains:
- the LOC121217849 gene encoding chloroplast processing peptidase gives rise to the protein MSFLRPCALYKSFITFPSRRWMPCQSWGFLRWPGFDGFFRFLVIALLWSTFSEIRFIPSSSMYPTLRVGDRIIVEKASYFFRSPAINDIVTFRPPEQETGFGKDAVLIKRIVAKGGDLVQVHHGSLYVNGVAQNEDFIAERPSYTLELKYVPSGHVYVLGDNRNNSYDSHDWGPLPVENIVGRYVMCCYRPSNH